A DNA window from Oncorhynchus tshawytscha isolate Ot180627B linkage group LG13, Otsh_v2.0, whole genome shotgun sequence contains the following coding sequences:
- the LOC112264609 gene encoding uncharacterized protein LOC112264609 isoform X1 has protein sequence MFVRAMFVLGLRLHFCRLIIHTSAAGGSKLRMFLKQDCRGVLGLSGPQRRSVVFVLVLLNLTIKKTVGDQLLTSTNDPKMTEAQTTQPTTTISKLYPICTTRSKTENSQTIHTTTVPPGRDYYNTDRNKEVFPTSQTGGEYTRAQDYITNISTLKTERNDTEDDINVTHSFKNEMVKYSDVIPTSQSNGNHTQDGGKDFDDQGSIASDMTQTENYNITTEPTTTATARSTMGGMTVNAALTRKKMRSCKIFSCIGITCYKHVKVMEELCEEGMDFCELKKASSQVTWNTYVAVWSAGCARDCRQSTKCGPFSSYQCHNECCVAGSVSCLRLDGSLNMPVNSACCGLGSLSLLALSVTSLLDNLLNTC, from the exons ATGTTTGTACGGGCTATGTTTGTACTGGGACTCAGGCTACACTTTTGCAGGTTAATTATCCACACATCTGCTGCTGGGGGAAGTAAGCTAAGGATGTTTTTGAAACAGGACTGCAGAG GAGTCCTTGGTCTTTCCGGTCCTCAAAGGAGATCTGTTGTATTTGTTCTTG TGCTTTTGAATCTAACCATTAAGAAAACTGTGGGAGACCAACTCCTAACTTCCACAAATGACCCCAAGATGACTGAAGCTCAAACCACCCAACCCACCACAACCATCAGCAAACTGTATCCTATATGCACAACCAGGTCAAAGACTGAAAACAGCCAAACCATTCACACCACCACTGTCCCTCCAGGAAGAGACTACTACAATACAGACCGCAACAAAGAAGTCTTCCCTACATCCCAGACTGGGGGAGAATACACCAGAGCTCAAGATTACATCACAAACATCTCTACACTCAAGACTGAGAGAAACGACACAGAAGATGATATTAACGTCACCCATTCTTTCAAGAATGAGATGGTGAAGTATAGTGATGTCATACCAACATCTCAGTCCAATGGAAACCATACTCAAGATGGGGGCAAGGACTTTGATGACCAAGGCTCCATTGCCTCCGATATGACCCAAACTGAGAACTATAATATCACCACAGAGCCTACCACTACAGCTACTGCAAGATCCACAATGGGAGGCATGACTGTAAATGCTGCTTTAACCAGAAAGAAG ATGAGGTCTTGTAAAATATTTAGCTGTATCGGCATAACATGCTACAAACATGTGAAGGTCATGGAGGAGTTGTGTGAGGAGGGTATGGACTTCTGTGAG CTCAAGAAAGCCTCAAGCCAGGTCACCTGGAATACATACGTGGCGGTGTGGAGTGCTGGATGCGCCAGAGACTGCAGACAGAGCACTAAGTGTGGTCCCTTCAGCTCGTACCAATGCCACAATGAGTGTTGTGTGGCtgggtctgtctcctgtctcagaCTGGATGGTTCTCTCAACATGCCTGTCAACTCTGCCTGCTGTGGCCTGGGGAGTCTCTCCCTCCTGGCTCTGAGTGTAACCTCTCTACTGGACAATCTACTCAACACTTGCTAA
- the LOC112264609 gene encoding uncharacterized protein LOC112264609 isoform X2, with product MFLKQDCRGVLGLSGPQRRSVVFVLVLLNLTIKKTVGDQLLTSTNDPKMTEAQTTQPTTTISKLYPICTTRSKTENSQTIHTTTVPPGRDYYNTDRNKEVFPTSQTGGEYTRAQDYITNISTLKTERNDTEDDINVTHSFKNEMVKYSDVIPTSQSNGNHTQDGGKDFDDQGSIASDMTQTENYNITTEPTTTATARSTMGGMTVNAALTRKKMRSCKIFSCIGITCYKHVKVMEELCEEGMDFCELKKASSQVTWNTYVAVWSAGCARDCRQSTKCGPFSSYQCHNECCVAGSVSCLRLDGSLNMPVNSACCGLGSLSLLALSVTSLLDNLLNTC from the exons ATGTTTTTGAAACAGGACTGCAGAG GAGTCCTTGGTCTTTCCGGTCCTCAAAGGAGATCTGTTGTATTTGTTCTTG TGCTTTTGAATCTAACCATTAAGAAAACTGTGGGAGACCAACTCCTAACTTCCACAAATGACCCCAAGATGACTGAAGCTCAAACCACCCAACCCACCACAACCATCAGCAAACTGTATCCTATATGCACAACCAGGTCAAAGACTGAAAACAGCCAAACCATTCACACCACCACTGTCCCTCCAGGAAGAGACTACTACAATACAGACCGCAACAAAGAAGTCTTCCCTACATCCCAGACTGGGGGAGAATACACCAGAGCTCAAGATTACATCACAAACATCTCTACACTCAAGACTGAGAGAAACGACACAGAAGATGATATTAACGTCACCCATTCTTTCAAGAATGAGATGGTGAAGTATAGTGATGTCATACCAACATCTCAGTCCAATGGAAACCATACTCAAGATGGGGGCAAGGACTTTGATGACCAAGGCTCCATTGCCTCCGATATGACCCAAACTGAGAACTATAATATCACCACAGAGCCTACCACTACAGCTACTGCAAGATCCACAATGGGAGGCATGACTGTAAATGCTGCTTTAACCAGAAAGAAG ATGAGGTCTTGTAAAATATTTAGCTGTATCGGCATAACATGCTACAAACATGTGAAGGTCATGGAGGAGTTGTGTGAGGAGGGTATGGACTTCTGTGAG CTCAAGAAAGCCTCAAGCCAGGTCACCTGGAATACATACGTGGCGGTGTGGAGTGCTGGATGCGCCAGAGACTGCAGACAGAGCACTAAGTGTGGTCCCTTCAGCTCGTACCAATGCCACAATGAGTGTTGTGTGGCtgggtctgtctcctgtctcagaCTGGATGGTTCTCTCAACATGCCTGTCAACTCTGCCTGCTGTGGCCTGGGGAGTCTCTCCCTCCTGGCTCTGAGTGTAACCTCTCTACTGGACAATCTACTCAACACTTGCTAA
- the LOC112264607 gene encoding splicing factor 3A subunit 3, translating into METILEQQRRYHEEKERLLDAKTKEMMHKKTTLREQINSDHRTRAMLDRYMDVSSTVREAYEDKDGMRKDELNAISGPNEFAEFYNRLKQIKEFHRKHPNEICVPMSVEFDELVKARENPTEETQNMVEFSDEEAYGRYLDLHDCYRKFINLKGAEKLEYISYLSSFDQLFDVSKDRKNAEYKKYLEMLLEYLQDYTERVKPLLDQNDLYGKILGEFEKKWEMGTFPGWPKETSSALTHAGAHLDLSAFSSWEELASLGLDRLKSALMALGLKCGGTLEERAQRLFSTKGKSLESLDPSLFAKNPKSKGPKKDTERNKEVAFLESQVYEYVEILGEQRQLTHENVQRKQARTGEEREEEEEEQLSESESEDEDNEIIYNPKNLPLGWDGKPIPYWLYKLHGLNINYNCEICGNYTYRGPKAFQRHFAEWRHAHGMRCLGIPNTAHFANVTQIEDAVSLWSKLKSQKASERWQPDTEEEYEDSSGNVVNKKTYEDLKRQGLL; encoded by the exons ATGGAGACGATTTTAGAACAACAACGTCGCTACCATGAGGAGAAGGAAAGGCTGTTGGATGCCAAAACTAAGGAAATGATGCATAAGAAAACCACG TTACGCGAACAAATAAACTCAGACCATCGAACAAGAGCAATGTTGGAT AGATACATGGACGTGAGCTCAACTGTCAGGGAAGCATATGAAGACAAAGATGG TATGAGGAAGGATGAACTGAACGCCATCTCAGGACCAAATGAGTTTGCAGAGTTCTACAACAGACTAAAACAGATCAAGGAGTTCCACAGGAAGCATCCTAATGAG ATCTGTGTGCCCATGTCTGTGGAGTTTGACGAGCTGGTCAAGGCTAGAGAGAACCCAACTGAAGAAACACAGA ACATGGTGGAGTTCAGTGATGAGGAGGCGTACGGACGCTACCTGGATCTTCATGACTGCTATCGGAAGTTCATCAACCTGAAAGGAGCAGAG AAACTGGAGTATATCAGCTACCTTTCCTCATTTGACCAGCTGTTTGATGTCTCCAAGGACAGAAAGAATGCTGAATACAAAAA GTACTTAGAGATGCTACTGGAGTACCTTCAGGACTACACAGAGAGAGTCAAACCTCTGCTGGACCAGAATGATCTCTACGGCAAGATCCTGGGAGAGTTTGAGAAGAAGTGGGAGATGGGGACCTTCCCTGGCTGGCCA AAAGAGACGAGCAGTGCTCTGACCCACGCCGGAGCTCATCTAGACCTTTCTGCTTTCTCCTCTTGGGAGGAGTTGGCTTCCCTGGGTCTGGATAGGTTGAAGTCTGCCCTTATGGCCCTGGGCCTGAAATGTGGAGG AACCCTGGAAGAGAGAGCCCAGAGGCTGTTTAGCACCAAAGGAAAATCCCTGGAATCTCTGGATCCCTCCTTGTTCGCCAAGAACCCTAAGTCCAAGGGACCCAAGAA AGACACAGAGCGTAACAAAGAAGTCGCCTTCCTGGAGTCTCAGGTTTATGAGTATGTGGAAATCCTGGGG GAGCAGAGGCAGCTGACCCATGAGAACGTGCAGAGGAAGCAGgccaggacaggagaggagagagaggaggaagaggaggagcagctcagtgagagtgagagtgaagaTGAGGACAACGAGATAATCTACAACCCCAAGAACCTGCCTCTCGGCTGGGATGGAAAG CCCATTCCATACTGGCTGTACAAACTCCATGGCCTGAACATCAATTATAACTGTGAGATCTGTGGAAACTACACATACAGAGGACCCAAGGCCTTCCAGAGGCACTTTGCA gAGTGGCGTCACGCCCATGGCATGCGCTGCCTGGGAATCCCCAACACGGCTCACTTTGCCAACGTCACCCAGATCGAGGACGCTGTCTCTC TATGGTCAAAGCTGAAGTCACAGAAGGCATCAGAGCGCTGGCAACCAGATACAGAGGAGGAGTACGAGGACTCCAGTGGAAACGTGGTCAACAAGAAGACCTACGAGGACCTGAAGAGACAGGGTCTGCTGTAG
- the LOC112264609 gene encoding uncharacterized protein LOC112264609 isoform X4, whose translation MTELTLISIFILPFQCRSPWSFRSSKEICCICSWSKTENSQTIHTTTVPPGRDYYNTDRNKEVFPTSQTGGEYTRAQDYITNISTLKTERNDTEDDINVTHSFKNEMVKYSDVIPTSQSNGNHTQDGGKDFDDQGSIASDMTQTENYNITTEPTTTATARSTMGGMTVNAALTRKKMRSCKIFSCIGITCYKHVKVMEELCEEGMDFCELKKASSQVTWNTYVAVWSAGCARDCRQSTKCGPFSSYQCHNECCVAGSVSCLRLDGSLNMPVNSACCGLGSLSLLALSVTSLLDNLLNTC comes from the exons ATGACAGAGCTGACCTTGATTAGcatttttattttaccatttCAATGCAGGAGTCCTTGGTCTTTCCGGTCCTCAAAGGAGATCTGTTGTATTTGTTCTTG GTCAAAGACTGAAAACAGCCAAACCATTCACACCACCACTGTCCCTCCAGGAAGAGACTACTACAATACAGACCGCAACAAAGAAGTCTTCCCTACATCCCAGACTGGGGGAGAATACACCAGAGCTCAAGATTACATCACAAACATCTCTACACTCAAGACTGAGAGAAACGACACAGAAGATGATATTAACGTCACCCATTCTTTCAAGAATGAGATGGTGAAGTATAGTGATGTCATACCAACATCTCAGTCCAATGGAAACCATACTCAAGATGGGGGCAAGGACTTTGATGACCAAGGCTCCATTGCCTCCGATATGACCCAAACTGAGAACTATAATATCACCACAGAGCCTACCACTACAGCTACTGCAAGATCCACAATGGGAGGCATGACTGTAAATGCTGCTTTAACCAGAAAGAAG ATGAGGTCTTGTAAAATATTTAGCTGTATCGGCATAACATGCTACAAACATGTGAAGGTCATGGAGGAGTTGTGTGAGGAGGGTATGGACTTCTGTGAG CTCAAGAAAGCCTCAAGCCAGGTCACCTGGAATACATACGTGGCGGTGTGGAGTGCTGGATGCGCCAGAGACTGCAGACAGAGCACTAAGTGTGGTCCCTTCAGCTCGTACCAATGCCACAATGAGTGTTGTGTGGCtgggtctgtctcctgtctcagaCTGGATGGTTCTCTCAACATGCCTGTCAACTCTGCCTGCTGTGGCCTGGGGAGTCTCTCCCTCCTGGCTCTGAGTGTAACCTCTCTACTGGACAATCTACTCAACACTTGCTAA
- the LOC112264609 gene encoding uncharacterized protein LOC112264609 isoform X3: MFVRAMFVLGLRLHFCRLIIHTSAAGGSKLRMFLKQDCRGVLGLSGPQRRSVVFVLGRDYYNTDRNKEVFPTSQTGGEYTRAQDYITNISTLKTERNDTEDDINVTHSFKNEMVKYSDVIPTSQSNGNHTQDGGKDFDDQGSIASDMTQTENYNITTEPTTTATARSTMGGMTVNAALTRKKMRSCKIFSCIGITCYKHVKVMEELCEEGMDFCELKKASSQVTWNTYVAVWSAGCARDCRQSTKCGPFSSYQCHNECCVAGSVSCLRLDGSLNMPVNSACCGLGSLSLLALSVTSLLDNLLNTC, from the exons ATGTTTGTACGGGCTATGTTTGTACTGGGACTCAGGCTACACTTTTGCAGGTTAATTATCCACACATCTGCTGCTGGGGGAAGTAAGCTAAGGATGTTTTTGAAACAGGACTGCAGAG GAGTCCTTGGTCTTTCCGGTCCTCAAAGGAGATCTGTTGTATTTGTTCTTG GAAGAGACTACTACAATACAGACCGCAACAAAGAAGTCTTCCCTACATCCCAGACTGGGGGAGAATACACCAGAGCTCAAGATTACATCACAAACATCTCTACACTCAAGACTGAGAGAAACGACACAGAAGATGATATTAACGTCACCCATTCTTTCAAGAATGAGATGGTGAAGTATAGTGATGTCATACCAACATCTCAGTCCAATGGAAACCATACTCAAGATGGGGGCAAGGACTTTGATGACCAAGGCTCCATTGCCTCCGATATGACCCAAACTGAGAACTATAATATCACCACAGAGCCTACCACTACAGCTACTGCAAGATCCACAATGGGAGGCATGACTGTAAATGCTGCTTTAACCAGAAAGAAG ATGAGGTCTTGTAAAATATTTAGCTGTATCGGCATAACATGCTACAAACATGTGAAGGTCATGGAGGAGTTGTGTGAGGAGGGTATGGACTTCTGTGAG CTCAAGAAAGCCTCAAGCCAGGTCACCTGGAATACATACGTGGCGGTGTGGAGTGCTGGATGCGCCAGAGACTGCAGACAGAGCACTAAGTGTGGTCCCTTCAGCTCGTACCAATGCCACAATGAGTGTTGTGTGGCtgggtctgtctcctgtctcagaCTGGATGGTTCTCTCAACATGCCTGTCAACTCTGCCTGCTGTGGCCTGGGGAGTCTCTCCCTCCTGGCTCTGAGTGTAACCTCTCTACTGGACAATCTACTCAACACTTGCTAA